A window from Citrus sinensis cultivar Valencia sweet orange chromosome 3, DVS_A1.0, whole genome shotgun sequence encodes these proteins:
- the LOC102618147 gene encoding probable sugar phosphate/phosphate translocator At3g14410 isoform X2 — protein sequence MFAMTLWLGNTAYLYISVAFAQMLKAIMPVAVFILGVAAGLEVMSCRMLLIMSVISFGVVVASYGEININWIGVVYQMGGVVGEALRLIFMEILVKRKGLKLNPISVMYYVSPCSALCLFIPWIFLEKPKMDALETWHFPPLMLTLNCLCTFALNLSVFLVISHTSALTIRVAGVVKDWVVVLFSALLFADTKLTIINLFGYGIAIAGVAAYNNHKLKKEASRAISDDSQQTQLTATTTSSTSER from the exons ATGTTTGCAATGACCTTATGGCTCGGAAACACTGCCTACCTCTATATTTCAGTTGCATTTGCACAAATGTTGAAGGCAATCA TGCCAGTAGCTGTTTTCATTCTTGGAGTAGCTGCTGGACTTGAGGTAATGAGCTGCAGAATGCTATTGATAATGTCAGTGATAAGTTTTGGAGTTGTAGTGGCTTCTTACGgggaaataaatataaactgGATTGGAGTTGTTTACCAAATGGGTGGCGTCGTTGGTGAAGCTTTAAGACTTATATTCATGGAGATTCTGGTTAAGAGGAAGGGTCTCAAATTAAACCCTATTTCTGTCATGTATTACGTCAGTCCCTGCAG tGCTCTTTGTCTCTTTATACCGTGGATCTTTCTGGAGAAACCAAAGATGGATGCACTGGAAACATGGCACTTTCCACCGCTTATGCTAACACTGAACTGCCTCTGCACATTTGCTCTCAACTTATCAGTTTTCCTTGTGATCTCACATACAAGTGCTCTGACTATCCGTGTTGCTGGAGTGGTTAAGGATTGGGTGGTTGTCTTATTTTCTGCCCTTCTTTTTGCGGATACAAAGCTGacaattattaatctttttggCTATGGCATTG CTATTGCTGGTGTGGCTGCTTATAATAATCACAAGTTAAAAAAGGAAGCTTCTCGAGCTATTTCTGATGACTCACAACAAACACAACTGACAGCAACAACTACATCATCTACTTCTGAAAGATAG
- the LOC102618147 gene encoding probable sugar phosphate/phosphate translocator At3g14410 isoform X1 yields the protein MADRERRMFREQVLTYAYILLYIALSSGQIFFNKWVLSSKEINFPFPLGLTLLHMVFSSVLCFLLTKVFKVMKVEDGMTMEIYTTSVIPIGAMFAMTLWLGNTAYLYISVAFAQMLKAIMPVAVFILGVAAGLEVMSCRMLLIMSVISFGVVVASYGEININWIGVVYQMGGVVGEALRLIFMEILVKRKGLKLNPISVMYYVSPCSALCLFIPWIFLEKPKMDALETWHFPPLMLTLNCLCTFALNLSVFLVISHTSALTIRVAGVVKDWVVVLFSALLFADTKLTIINLFGYGIAIAGVAAYNNHKLKKEASRAISDDSQQTQLTATTTSSTSER from the exons TGGGTATTGTCATCAAAGGAAATAAACTTTCCTTTTCCTCTTGGATTGACGCTGCTTCACATGGTGTTTTCCTCTGTATTATGTTTTTTGCTCACCAAGGTTTTCAAG GTCATGAAGGTTGAGGACGGAATGACAATGGAAAT ATACACGACATCAGTTATCCCTATTGGTGCAATGTTTGCAATGACCTTATGGCTCGGAAACACTGCCTACCTCTATATTTCAGTTGCATTTGCACAAATGTTGAAGGCAATCA TGCCAGTAGCTGTTTTCATTCTTGGAGTAGCTGCTGGACTTGAGGTAATGAGCTGCAGAATGCTATTGATAATGTCAGTGATAAGTTTTGGAGTTGTAGTGGCTTCTTACGgggaaataaatataaactgGATTGGAGTTGTTTACCAAATGGGTGGCGTCGTTGGTGAAGCTTTAAGACTTATATTCATGGAGATTCTGGTTAAGAGGAAGGGTCTCAAATTAAACCCTATTTCTGTCATGTATTACGTCAGTCCCTGCAG tGCTCTTTGTCTCTTTATACCGTGGATCTTTCTGGAGAAACCAAAGATGGATGCACTGGAAACATGGCACTTTCCACCGCTTATGCTAACACTGAACTGCCTCTGCACATTTGCTCTCAACTTATCAGTTTTCCTTGTGATCTCACATACAAGTGCTCTGACTATCCGTGTTGCTGGAGTGGTTAAGGATTGGGTGGTTGTCTTATTTTCTGCCCTTCTTTTTGCGGATACAAAGCTGacaattattaatctttttggCTATGGCATTG CTATTGCTGGTGTGGCTGCTTATAATAATCACAAGTTAAAAAAGGAAGCTTCTCGAGCTATTTCTGATGACTCACAACAAACACAACTGACAGCAACAACTACATCATCTACTTCTGAAAGATAG